A stretch of DNA from Cyprinus carpio isolate SPL01 chromosome A25, ASM1834038v1, whole genome shotgun sequence:
GGGGCACTTGACGTCCTCGAAGAAATACCTCATCGCTATGCTCATGTAAGCCCCGTGGCCCACCACCAAGGCATGGACAGGCACATTCAAGACTCCATCATCTGGAAGTCCTGCAAGAGCCCTATCGGTCTCATCTGGTATGGATGTTTCACCATCTTGTATTTTGTCTTGATGGTCACTAGCTATTCGCTGGAACATAACCTCGAGAAAATCCTTGATTCGCACCTTTAcctgaaaacaaaaaagactttctatatactgtaaaaatatgtaacatgctgtttttaaatagcattaacGTCAAATTCAGCCAGGAAACACAAATCAATTTTAGTACTGAGACAAAACAATACTACCAACTGTCATGAAATAGAACCCACAGGATAGTGGGATATTTTAGACAGTGAAgaatacatctatgctgccttcaaaaatcgatcagatgaaggcatcttGGTAGAAAGGATGTGACACAAATCACACAATCATTGGATTTGGACCTTGTTGCGTTCCTACCTCTGTATGCGgaggcagcatttttcagattTCGGATGCAGCAAGTGCTTGTTTCTTTCACAACAAACCCGTTATACTGACCATTAAttattttggacaaaaaaaaaagacagtgattTTACCTGCTCCATGGTCTCTCCCTCTGGTGGAGTGAACTCTGGTAAAGGCTGCCCGGCTGCTTTAGCCatatttttcatttctataacTCGACCTCCCTCAGCTATACCAAAACTCTGGAGAAAAGAAACTGGTTTGAGATGCATATGAAACGTTGCTTTGAATGGACAGACTTTGAGCagacatttttcttattttatcaaGCAGTAGTCTGTACTTACTCTCTCTTTAAGTGATGGATCTGCTACTAGTTCTATATCGTGACAGGTtctgttgtttattatatttttaagtgatGTATGTGATTTTAGTTATTCGTGATTATTCAAATAATAAGTgtcaacaaataaacacaaagaaaTTGATATTTGTTACAAGAAGGGCATGTGCAACCTTATATATCATTTGCAATAATTCCATATTGCAACTGAACAGAAATTGTCTGATGCAAACATATGATGAGTATTACTGGTAATTTCTTTATCACATTAAATATACTTATTAATACTCAAAAGTACTCTCTTTAATGCTTACTGAATCTCATCCAAGGAAACCAGAATTTGATTTAAGTTACTTTGTCAAATTTGTGGAGAAACATCTCCCTCTACCTGTGACCAGCTTGTATGTTTCTACTAGATTCCTGCTAGTATGTTTCTGCTTACCTGCTTGGCACGTTTCATGTTACTGACAAACACATTTGTGAATTTTACATCCCTGAGGTACTGACCAGCAGCCTCAGACTGCCGTATCCCAATTTCAGAAAGCGGGGAGTCTATTTTCTGacctaaaagcaaaaaaaataaaaataaataaaaaataattaacagataTAGTTTGTGGTTAGTAGAGCATTTGCTGAGATACAGTAAATAGGCCAATAATTAATGCTTCTAATAATTAATAGGTTAATGAAAGAACGGACGGGATACTGATAGTTAGGGATAACAGATAATGTGTTTCTCCCTAAAAAAAACTTACCTTGTAAAAGTCCATCTTTGTTGCACTGCGTCTCACCACTGGTAAACGAAAACAGCAAGagtaatcaataaaaataacattactaACCAGCACACATTAAGTTAATTAAGTTAATCAGTTAGGGTTGTCCTAACTTAACGGATTTATTTATGGTAGTaggctgtgtatatatatatatatatatatatatatatatatatatatatatatatataaaacctattcatagaacttattttttattttattattattttttgtttaagcGAGTAGACCACAGGTTACATTAAGTTTTGCCTCTGACCTTTCACTGAAAGAGGGATTCGTACTGACCTTTAAGCATAAGGTACAACGGACAGGAGCAATATGATATGAGGAACTAAGTACACTTTAAAGTAAATTCTCACTCTACTAAATATCCGACAACCCTCATGTATTATTACCGATCTACAGTATAATGCCATGATGTGCCaatagtgatttatttataacTACTTCAGCAAAGTACCATTAAAACTATTCTCTCGGATCATTTTATTTACCATTACTGAATCAATAATGCAGTGATTACCAGTTGGAAATGTAGAATAgctatgaatttaaaaaaatctcattcattaagtgaacaaaacaaataaggcAACTTACTGTCGGACTATCGTTAAACCAAAAGCCAGCATTGGTGCAGCTATAATGGTGCAGTGAACAGCGTCTTGAGGTTATAAGATGTTCATCCACTGAGCCCGGAGTCATTCACAAGCTGTCACCTTGTGTTTTCACAAAATAGGCGCCTATACGTGCTCCTTTGGTGTGAAAGCACTGACAGCGTTTATCCCCGTAGGCTACTTGATTAGCCGGAAGTTTAGTACGCATGGCTCGTAGGTCCGATTCAATTCCAcaaatcggttcttttgaacggTTCAAACAGTACAGCAattctttttttatgtcaaaacCTATTTACACCACTACGCCGTcaaaatagttgtattttttttttttttacataaaatactatttgtggaaaccatctcTGTTTAGTAAGTTTACTGATAAAGCTGTCATGTCACACATATGTCCAGTGTCTTTAACAATCTGTATCCGGTTCGTGAACAGATTGTTCAGACCGGTTGTGCGCTGGAAGGAATACAGCAAAAACCGGAAGCTAACAATTAATagaattttctacctattagatgttttattaacgtctacacctaccacaaacCCTTAACCTACctcttacaataatgcaaaaatagtaattattgttgtgtgagaaaaataatgCTATATTGATGCCCAGTAGCTCTTGCTGTATGCCATCTTAACCCGCACCGCACTCGCTCAACCGATTCcttgaaaagatccgactcaaaagaacaattcgTTCACGAATCAGTCGTATCATAGCTCACAGTGACGTAGAGGTTTGCAGTCACTCACTGGCGCCAGTGGCGCGTGGCGGGCTTTGAAATTGCACGAGTTTTGTCAGAGTCTGTCATTTAGCGGTTTTATTTTGTCTCGACAAataggtattttattttaaatgttatatttttaatcgCTCATCAACTGTTCCTcagttataaaacattataagacGTCGAGCTACATCATTTTTCATTAATGACCTACTGAAATAAAGAGAACAGGAGACTGAATACTTCTTTCATGGTAAGTTTATTGACCTTAGCATACAGCATGTCCTCTCTTTTAACTTCGTCCTCTCTCTCACACTGACAAATTACTTGAGTTCAACATAAATCCAAAGAATATCCACAGAGTTGCCAAGCACTAATGACTTTACCTCATAATTCATTTCCTCAAAATCAGCTGTGACGATTTCTGACTTAGTTGTAATTATTCAGAGGATAATTCTAGAAGGAAACATTGTTGAACAGAAAAGTTCAACCTctactttatttttagtttaaaatgtgtcatttttccATCTGGCCTGTGTCTGATTATCAACATTATCTTTACAGTCATTCTTTACCAGGTTATTATATGCCGGATAGATTCCCACTGTTATTTTCAGCAATAACTTCGCCAGTAAAAGGGAACGATAACATAAGACCAACATAGCACCACACTCTTTAAAGCAGATTTATTGAACAGAAGTTGTGCAACAGACATAACTGAGGTACATGATATGGTTATAGTGGAGGGAGGAGGGCTTTTCTCAAATGCTTATTTGATATTTACAGGTTTATAAACACTGAAATGGGCCGTGTACATAAGACATTGTCAAGTGTTCATAACCTCCTCCGTCCACTATTTCTGAAGTCCAGGTGGGAGCCTTGCTATTCATCTAAATTCAATTCCGCTGTATTTACTAAATCAGACAGCAGAAATATCATAACCTCTTATTTGTGCGGTCCGTTCCAGGTTCCCGAAAAAACTGTTGTGTGAGGTAATGGGAAAGTCTTTTATGTCCAGTAAACCTGAGGTATAGAGATACCACACTTACAGAAtgtgacagagaaagaagaggaggaaaaaagaGATTAAAAGGTAAAGAAACACGCCTTAATAAGAGCACACTGTACAAAGAGCATTTCCAGTTGAATACTCGTTTCATGTTCTTCTTTTACCCTCTACTTCTGTATTCTCAAAGTATTCTGTAAgcagtaaaataattataatacaattgtTTATAAAATAGCAGCACACTGATGTGACATCACAactatgtaatgttatttttgtgtataagatgaaacaaaaaaaatcatagctTTTTAGCAgcggaaaaaaaacaataactcaaAAATATTGACACTTGATTGACGTCTTCACACTATTTCCATCTCTCATCACTTTGGAATACAGTATCATACCCCTTAAGGAACGTAACTTCGGTTCATATTCAAAGTCAAACCACCTAGCCACCCATACAATCTGTTAACAGTACTGTAATTCATTTTCAGAGCAGAGCTGGGAAAATAATAGGACCGACTAACTTAATACAATAAGATTGACAGGGGGTTTTGGTGTGAGGATGGAGGAAATGTGGCTTGTGAGACTCAAGCATCACTAAGAACTGTTTCTGGAGAAAGGAAATGCATGAGTACACAAAAACATCTCAACCCACAGAAAGACATGCACAcgaacacacatgcatacatcgATGGACACAAACCTAAGCTCGACGGCCCCTTTTCAAGGTAAGCTGTGAGATTTCAGCATATGAAAGCCGTTTTGTGCTGCTGATGCACCCTGTTTTTAGCCACTGTGAATGACTTGTGGATGTTTTCAAACCCCATGCCAGTTCAACCTTTGGAAGCAGCACAGTTTGGATGGCTGGGTAGTGGATATTATGCTTAAGCTCAGCAAAACAGGGTGAAAGTCTTCATCAGACTCAAGGcactatatacatttttttgctgCAATGTTGCAGTTGCACAAGTCTTTTCAAATTGAAAACTGCCCTTGGAGCGTGCAAATCAACAAATGATTTTTCCTTACATTTCAATCTGTTTTCTGtcgtcttgtttgttttttggtctttatttatttatttttttctttcatttgcattaatattattattttgttgttgttgttgtcatacATTGGTTTCCAATGCTTTAACGCTATAATGAACTGAACATGCCATGATCTAAACATGGGAAaccagcccaaaaaaaaaaaagagagagaaaaaaaaataaaattaaattaaaaacattaaaaatggctCCTTAACCTTAACCATTAATGGCAAATATGCTCTCTGAACTGAAATTGATGGAGTAACCTTCCCCAGTTATGCGCTAGCGGTATCAATGAAACTGGTTTAGATACTGGtctgtaattaaaacatgagACATAAAACTAAAGGacaaacagataaacagacaaaTAGATTAAAGATCTTAAATATCAGGTGATGTATGGAAACCATAGCTGTTGGTTCTCCTTTGGCCTCCTTTCCTGCTTCTCCATATCTACATATAAGCATATAACAAATCACATATCAGCATCCTCATCTCAGCAGCATGCTTCAAACCTCAAACCAACCAAGCTTCATCGTCATCGTCCTCGATCATTCTTGCCAACACATTCCTTTACTGCTAACAGAATTTGCACACATTTGCTTGCAAACAACTCCACAACTCATTTTTCGGTCCCTGATGGGACCAACCATATATCAGCCTAAGGCTCCTTCAACACACTCACAACAAAATACGTAATAACGTAATAAACTGTCTGTATACAATACAACTGTATTTAGTGGGAGACTGCCATGAAAGGCAACCttacacacatattttaaaaacaactcttCTTGCCTTTAGAAGATACAAGGGAACATAGTTGTCTCTGTCTGCTCCCTGTTCTTGCCTCCTCTTGTTCTGTGCACTGGGTTGGGCTTAGCCCTCAAGCAGTTTCCAGGCcagtaaaaaaaagcatttaatataAGGCACTGATACAGGAGGCCATCGAAGCATTGTGGAATCATGTACTATCCCCTGTCCAGTCCTTTGACCTTGTGCCCACCGCTGAACCAGTCTCTATGACTAACACTTGCAGATAGATGATTAAACAAAGTCCACATGACTCACACAAGAGTGCTTGATATAGAGTAACTTGTACACGCTTGCACATGAGCCAACATACACCACACATAAATGCTTGCACACAATCAGCTTGACAAAAGCTTATTTGAAGTGTCTGTAACTTTAGCATCGAGAGACAATAACTTGCTTGTTTaacaggaataataataataatcataataaaatgatattaatagTCTATTCTCGTGATATAAGCCCCTGTTGCCCTTGCAAAAGAGCCCTGCGTGCTTAACATAAGACTTGTGTCTCACCACGCCTTTTTTAATCCCTCTTTCTGGTCCTAATGCACTTAGTACACATAGCCAAGTGAATGGGTGCGTCCATTCATACTCATGGCACCTCATTGTGTGTTCAAGTTCAGGCATTCCAAAatgacccccccccacccctcccaaaaaaaatcacaacaaaacaggaaaaaaaacatagcCCCACTTTTTGTACCCTTTCAAGCCAGTCTGATACAGTAGACTCTCTATTTTGAAAAGCCCTTTACACTAtcacttttgcattaaatatcatATTATGTTTACACAATCAAAAGAGTTTGCAAAACACTACATGCTTCCCTTCTAAGAGTCTGAGGCACCGTAGAGCTTTTTGCATCAgtatcaaatcattttaaaaatatctatttttgtaTCTAAAATagcttagatttttttattttttttcatttatgggagcaatttttactggaaaatgaAGATAAAACTCTACAATGACTAGCAAGCACTTTTCGTTGGGGTGGTtggtttttttgtcatttttgttttttgttgttttttttttcctcttgaagACTGATCACAGCGTTCCTGCAGCAAGCTCACAAGTTGATGTCTCGTACATCGGTTGGGGTGCTGGACTGGTCTTGGTCATCAAGTGCTTTGCTGCGCGGGCCACCCTGttcctgctgctgctgtttctgctgtTGCCGGCGGCCCTCCCTCAGGTTATTCATCAACACTCTCTCAATCTGCTCCTGGCATTCCTTTAACACATCCTGCAATGCATTAGACAAAAGGCGTTATACAAACAGGTCACTTACATAGCTGCGATGTCTGTACTAATCCAGAATCACTTCATCAGTAGTTTTACAGTCAAACcacagaaattatatataataataattatacacaattgttatatataataattatagacacacacacacacacacacacacacacacatacacatatatatatatacacacacacacacactttccaatAAACAAATGAAGATGCACTGTTGCACTGTgaacagttaaaaaacaaaaacaataggtGTACCACAGTTTGCTGTGTTAATTACATCCATGTCCTGTGGATAAAACAAGACAGTGTTTCGTTTACGATTTTCATATCCTTTCATTTTCGCAACAGCATGTAATGACCTAAGGGGATCTCACTTGAGCCCATCAGAGGGTTCTTCCTGCTCTGTAGAGCTAGGagcaaaaaaaagataatatatgaGTATACCCAATGCAACCCTGTGGGTGGCTCCAAAGAGCACTTGACATATTTAAAATGGCTTTCACACAGTCACCAAAATGAGCAATAATGCCCTCTAGTGAAAGTAAATGGATGCAGGGTGATCAAAGCTCTCCCTCCTGTTTAGTGGGTATGTCTGAGGCACACCAGGCGTCTGTGGGAAGTTTAAGAATGGCCAATGGGTAGGGCCCATGGAGAATGTGTTGCTTGTGGAGAGGCTGCATTCCTTTGACATTTACTGCTAATTGAAAGCTGATGGGCACTTATGTTATGCATGGCTCCTGGGCCATGTGCTTCATGCCTGTAGAAGTAGTGTATCACACAAGAAAAACATCTGAGGTGTTGGAAGTGATTGAAAGAAagcatttaatcttttttttttttttgaggatgagCCTAGTGTAACTCAGTGGATGTTTTCTTTGGTGTGTTATCATGGATGACAATGGGCACCATCCTTCTAGAGGTCTCCTGTTTCCCCCCACAATAAGCCATTATTAGTCATGATGAAAATTTATTCCTTCTAGAAAATTAACTAAAGCATAAAACATGTAAAGAAACTGCATGTGTCTTACCACAAGAATGCCATGCCTGAGTTCTTAAAAGACATTTCCCTGTGTGCTGCTCTTTATAGCTGCACAGCCAAGCTCATGCCAAGCCCCAAAGGCTTAATTCAGGCAACTCTAATAGCTTCAATGTGTGACTACTGGTAAAACCAGGACTTGCTCTAGAATTGCTTCTCAATTATTAGATCTAGAGAAGGGTGGCACTGGTGAGCTTCAAGATAGAGTAGGTGGTCCCTGCCTAATCCAACCCCGCCCTGATCAAGAACACACTCTATCCCACCAGAACATGGCTAAGTTTGTTAGtcaaacaagttaataaaaaTGGATCAAAACCAAAAGGAAAATGCAGCTCTAATGGAGAACCAGCAGAGTGTAATGTCACTCAGTGTGTGCCATCTTGGACAAATGAAGCCTAAAGAAGAGACTTAAAGTAGCCacagaaaatgtgtgtttttttattgggAAGTGAAAGCAAGGATTGCTGGGTTCAGAGCACGGCCATCACAGCATTGAGAAATGAAAGGGATTAAGATGTCCCAGAGGCCTAATGCAAGAGGCCAGGGGGCCTACCACATGATCCTGTGTACCAAAATAGCCTTGAAGTTCTTCTCTAAATAATTTGCAACTTTTCGGTTCCAAATAACATTTCGGTTGCAAATAACAGAGTCCTCATGACATTATGACTTTAGGCAAAGGAGCATTCTCAGCATGCCAGACCCAAAGTTTCTAACATTTCACCTACTTTTAGAAACTGctgtatctcaaaaaattttcaCTGTGCATTCTCTCTTCCTGAATATTTTCTCCATACGCAGAGCTTTACCTTGTAAAGctatattaaaagtattctaGAGGTGCACAAGCACACAAATTCAtgcctcaaaataaataattcaaggCCTCATTTAAAGAAACTGAAAACAACAGCCCAATGAGcatcatttactgtatttacttgaGCTACAGTAACAAACTTTACTGTAAAAACCCAGTGCCAGGTGAATATTTATTGCCTTTTGCTTCTTTCTTAGAGGGACCTTAGAGTATTTGTGGAAACTTCAAGCCAATTTTTTAGCCTTCCTGGTTTGGCATACATGTGTGTACCTTACTGCTACACAGAGTATGCTTCACCAGGTGTGTCTTAGGCTATACACACATTCCAAGGGCAACTGGAAGATGCTGGCTGCCCCTATCATATGTCTACTGGAAACTACAGGCACTGGACACCACAAATGTCAGCAAGGTTCCTGGTGGGTAGGCTGGCAGTATCTTTGGCATTAGGTTGACTTTCCTTCATACTGTCTGACCGCTCACCTCCCAACCTCTGCCTCAATCTGTAAGGTCCTCATACACTAAGGTAAAGTTAAATAGACAAAGTCTTGTTTATTGAAGACTAGGTTTTTCTACTTTACTCCTGATATAGATATCTCTCTGATTTTCATATCTCTGATTTACCAAATGGTCAACCAATTCCATTTAGATAGGACCTCTAAGATTTTCTCAGAGCAATGCAAACACAATTCTGATTGGTAAAGTGAATTATTTGTCCCAAACAAATTCAGTGACCAATTTAATCTAAGGGTGCTTTTACACTTCATTTATTCAGTTCCTGGGTCTGAACCATGTTTGATTGCACCACAGCCCTCTGCTCCCATTGAATTGTTCACTGAATTTTTAGTTTTGGAACTGCGGTATGTTTGCATCATAATCATCATTAacttactgaccctcatgtcattccaaacatacctgactttcttttgtggagcacaatagaagatattttaaagaatgatggTAACCAAGCAATTTTGATTACCACTGACTTCCATGGTATGGACGAAAAAAACTGTTCTCAGAATTTCTTCTTTCATGTTTCACggtagaaagaaagtcataaaagagtaaaggatgacaaaatgttcatgctgtgtgaactatccctttatgtttTCTTTAAGGTATAGCTCAGGGTGAACAGGGTAGTGCGTGTACATCACACCTGCATGTTTTCAAAAGGTATAGCTTGTTGGCATCCAGCAACGTGATGAGTTGTTCATGGACCAGGCAGTTCATTCCTTCTGCCCTGGACCTCACACTCCTCAGACACTGAGCACCTTTACTTCTGTGGAGGACTATTTGTTTTTCCTCTGCTATGGTGCACGACTTCACACACCACATGCTGGGGGAGCAGGCATTCTACCAGCATCAGTGCACTCTAGGGTCTCTTGGGGAGGCTTGACCTCTTCAGGTCAGGGCAGgaattaaatgtgtttactggGTTATACCCTTAATCCTAATTTTCTCTTCTCTTTGGCTTTTATTTTTCCCACCAAAGAGAAACTAAAGGACCTAAACAAAAGTAAATGATCATAAGGTGTTCCCTTGTGTGAAAGTATGTATGAATTTGGATGCAAGTCATATGCATAAAGCCATAGTATCCCTGACACATTCCTCTAGCCCTGCAGATTCTTTCCTTGCAGTCTCTCAGTCAGGGTCAATCCCATTTCACTTCCAGTAATTCAGTGGCTGAATGCGAAATTGAATTGGAGTTGGACTCAAGCCCATTGAGTAAATAAAGGAAATGCACAGCCTGCTCTCACAGTCATACAGGCACAGCAACACTCAGATTACCAATAGTGTTGCTATCCCATCCTATcagcaaataaaaatgaagaatccTTTTATCAGGGTCTCTGTTTTAAATTACAGAGTGCTTCCACtttcaaatatatacacactatgAGGTGACCTGTGTATCATATACAGTATGCCTGCAGGGAAAAACCTTGTAtcataatgatttattaaaagtttCATTAGTAAAATTAATTGTCAAAACACCAATACTCACAACTTCTGTGTTTGTGATCTTGGCGAGTAATTCTGTTAGGTTTTCTCCCCACAGTGAACAGTTAGTGCTGTTAAGCTGCAGGCCACAGATAGCCGCTGCCATGCTGCCCGTTGCAATCATGGATGGAGGATACATGGCGAAAGTGAAATCTGAGGAAAGAGCAAACCAGGCATTAAGATCTGTCTCGCTCCGAGTTCATAAACATGTACTTTATCAGACTTTTCTACAGTATTTTGAATAGTTATATCAAATATTATGAAAtggatacaaaaataaaaaatctgaaatactaataaataaagcCCTTTCCATTAGGTCTGTGCAGAGTCCTTTGCTAATGACTACAGCCCAGGATAATGAGAGTTCACTTGGCTTGAAAAGAATCTGAAAAGCACACCCACCCCTACCCCTCTACTCCAGTCACCCTTTGCAGATCGGCCCCTTTTCTTCCAGCTCTTAAGTAAATCGTGTGctcccagaaaaaaaaacctatagcCTTCGGAAAGGATGGAATAAAGAGCCACAGTCCCCCTGCCAGTGCTCACTGCTGTAGGTCCTTTTTCCACGTGTGGTCACAGGCGTACATCTCAAAGACCAATAACCTTGTTAGCTTTctcactgtcattcataatgcAAATAAGACAGCTTGTGAACGGGCCTGAAGCCCAAAAAGACGACTGACTGCAAGAGGgggagaaagaaaggaaaagagaaagaaacgaACAGCTTAGGCGTTCTGCCCCCTGCCTCAttgatttctgtcttttttctttttttgcggcTCCCCCTCTTGCTTTTTCAGACTGTTTTTCCAACACTTTTTTATTCAGGCACATACCCTTAAGGTTGAATGGCACACATGCTCTAGCTTTGTTGTTACAACAGCTCTGGATTTGTATCAGAGTTGCTGCTATCTTTTAGCATATTAATTGAGTGTGGGCACTGATGGACCTGGGTCTAGTGAGCAAGAAAGTATTTGAAATTGTATGAAATCATCACCTCATCTCATCCAATTGAAAGATGCAACATCAAGCCCTCTCTGTGGATTCCAATTCAACCCGACAGCCAGCACAAAAGATGGGTGTTGGGGGAGTGTGTTGTAGGGTTTTATACAGCAGGGGTGGTTGAGGGGGGCACTAAGCATCATTCTTTAGTCAGTGTCCAGGCCTTCGTAAGGTTTTGGCAGCAGAAAAGACCCTGCTACCCACCTCATTCCCCCCATGCCATTCCTCTGATGCAGGGCCACCTCTGGGCTCATGGTTCCACACTCCCTGGCAGTCCTTTCATTACCATATTGCCATATTCAGTTGCAAAGCAAACTGTGTGATGGCTCtaagggtgattttttttttttttttttttttggaaaaaaatataagagGTGTGGGGTTTTTTATATGACGAGCATGCCTTCATTGCCTTCTTAACATTCAAACTCAGTGCTGCTCAGTGTTGACAAATAAATGAACTTATTATAAACTCTTCCCTTTTGCAGTTGATTCGGGGCCagagaaaaatgtattaatagttCTGGTCAAGCAGAAGAATACAAAACAAACTGCACTGCAACTCTTTGGGTCTTTTGcagcagggagaaaaaaaaacatacagtggaAATTGGGTGCCCACACACAGCTTGTGTGCGCTGAGTGGGCTGCAATCTGATTTTTCACACTCTAGACAAGACAAGTTTGTTGAGGGAACAAGAGTATGCGCGTGCTAGCGGCAGAGCTGAACGCTCTGGTTTGTGAGAGTGGTAAGGGAAGAATGGCTGTATTCTACACGCCTTCATTGATATTCATGCAGAGGATAAACAGTGTATGTAGCTGAGTGGGGACGCCTGTGATGGAAGGCTCCTAGTAAGCGGCGGCTGGCTGGCCTGGTATACCAGCCTCTCACCCCCTTCAATGGACCATTCTCCTGCCCTCGCCACACTGCATCCCCAGACCTGTGCCAACACAGCAAGCTCCTTGGTGGGTGCAATGTGCTGTATATGCATTTACTTGTAAATTAATTAAGCGTCCGGAAAGTTGAGAAACAGCCAAAGAGGCAGATGATTTGGGGGGCAATAAATAAAGTGCCAGACTTCCATGCAGATTCATAGGTTTGCATTAACAGAAAGTCTTGTTTCACGCAGCCATGTTTGACCTGACTGACAAAGATCAAACATAAATATGAATTTGGCATCACAGTTTAACACTCAGTC
This window harbors:
- the tigara gene encoding probable fructose-2,6-bisphosphatase TIGAR A, which codes for MLAFGLTIVRHGETQCNKDGLLQGQKIDSPLSEIGIRQSEAAGQYLRDVKFTNVFVSNMKRAKQVSRNILAGNRTCHDIELVADPSLKERSFGIAEGGRVIEMKNMAKAAGQPLPEFTPPEGETMEQVKVRIKDFLEVMFQRIASDHQDKIQDGETSIPDETDRALAGLPDDGVLNVPVHALVVGHGAYMSIAMRYFFEDVKCPMPRGLDAAQQYSICPNTGMCRFIITLKCSNADLALSDLKCVFINRRDHIKS